The Neovison vison isolate M4711 chromosome 13, ASM_NN_V1, whole genome shotgun sequence genome includes a region encoding these proteins:
- the ZNF774 gene encoding zinc finger protein 774 isoform X2, which yields MMWLRTSGKNGLPGHRLENPLQGYHPAQLEDWALKGLAGTGVISQLEQKEEPWVLPLQNFEARKIVRESHTDFENQVTKLNQDISEIAERCGASSERANKDISHPPRWGGNWERDLEFEGQHGTLPGEGQPEPLPQEKDLNKLLDGYVGKKPVCAECGKSFNQSSYLIRHLRTHTGERPYKCIECGKGFKQSSDLVTHRRTHTGEKPYQCSGCEKKFSDSSTLIKHQRTHTGERPYECPECGKTFGRKPHLIMHQRTHTGEKPYTCLECHKSFSRSSNFITHQRTHTGVKPYRCDDCGESFSQSSDLVKHQRTHTGERPFKCPECGKGFRDSSHFIAHMSTHSGERPFSCPDCHKSFSQSSHLVTHQRTHTGERPFKCDSCGKGFADSSALIKHQRIHTGERPYKCGECGKSFNQSSHFITHQRIHLGDRPYHCPECGKTFNQRSHFLTHQRTHTGEKPFHCNRCDKSFRQKAHLLCHQNTHLI from the exons ACTTGCCGGTACAGGTGTAATCTCCCAGCTGGAACAGAAGGAAGAGCCGTGGGTGCTACCACTCCAAAACTTCGAGGCAAGGAAGATCGTAAGGGAAAGTCACACGG ACTTTGAGAATCAGGTGACAAAACTCAATCAGGACATTTCAGAAATAGCAGAACGATGTGGAGCATCTTCAGAAAGGGCCAATAAAGATATTTCTCATCCTCCTAGATGGGGAGGAAACTGGGAGAGGGACCTTGAATTCGAAGGGCAACATGGAACCCTACCAGGAGAGGGCCAACCGGAGCCCCTTCCACAGGAGAAGGATTTAAACAAGCTGCTGGACGGATATGTGGGAAAGAAGCCTGTGTGTGCAGAATGTGGAAAAAGCTTCAACCAGAGCTCCTATCTCATAAGACACCTGAGAACCCATACTGGTGAGAGGCCTTATAAATGCATCGAGTGTGGGAAGGGCTTCAAACAGAGTTCAGACCTTGTCACCCATCGCAGAAcgcacacaggagagaaaccctacCAGTGCAGCGGGTGTGAGAAAAAATTCAGCGACAGCTCTACGCTCATCAAACACCAGAGAACCCACACAGGTGAGAGACCCTATGAATGCCCAGAGTGTGGAAAGACCTTTGGGCGGAAGCCACACCTCATAATGCACCAAAGAACCCACACAGGAGAGAAGCCCTACACGTGTCTGGAATGCCATAAAAGCTTTAGTCGAAGCTCAAACTTCATCACCCATCAGAGGACCCACACGGGAGTGAAGCCTTATAGGTGTGATGATTGTGGGGAAAGTTTTAGCCAGAGCTCAGACTTGGTTAAGCACCAACGAACCCACACAGGGGAACGGCCCTTTAAGTGCCCAGAGTGTGGGAAGGGCTTTAGAGATAGTTCTCACTTTATAGCGCACATGAGTACTCACTCAGGAGAAAGGCCTTTCAGCTGTCCTGACTGCCACAAAAGTTTCAGTCAGAGCTCACACCTGGTCACGCACCAGAGGACACACACAGGGGAGAGGCCGTTCAAGTGTGACAGCTGTGGGAAGGGATTCGCCGACAGCTCTGCCCTCATAAAGCACCAACGGATCCACACGGGGGAAAGACCCTACAAATGTGGTGAGTGTGGGAAGAGCTTCAACCAGAGCTCCCATTTCATTACCCATCAACGGATCCACTTAGGAGACAGACCCTATCACTGTCCCGAGTGTGGCAAAACCTTCAATCAGCGTTCCCATTTTCTCACACACCAGAGAACACATACAGGAGAAAAACCTTTCCACTGCAATAGATGTGACAAGAGCTTCCGTCAGAAAGCACATCTCTTATGCCATCAAAATACCCATTTGATCTAG